A DNA window from Haloactinospora alba contains the following coding sequences:
- a CDS encoding TetR/AcrR family transcriptional regulator yields MAPELAQQPNPTGRGRDPERRRAILDAADRVIQRDGPEAPMSTIAAEAGISKPILYRHFGDKSGLYRALAQRHVDPLVTRVRTELHSDASLRPRARATIGTYLGMIGRNLNLYRFLMDRATAEDPRTRGDLGMMVRRLGEELAGMLVAEGQISTQPRAQIVAHAVVGMVQAAGEWWLDHPEVAAETVAEDLTDAVVGAISTGPV; encoded by the coding sequence GTGGCTCCCGAACTCGCGCAGCAACCCAATCCCACCGGCCGCGGCCGCGATCCCGAGCGCCGCCGGGCCATCCTGGACGCGGCGGACCGGGTGATCCAGCGGGACGGCCCCGAGGCGCCCATGTCGACGATCGCCGCCGAGGCCGGGATCAGCAAACCCATCCTGTACCGCCACTTCGGGGACAAGAGCGGTCTGTACCGGGCGCTGGCGCAGCGCCACGTCGATCCGCTGGTCACGCGGGTACGAACTGAGCTCCATTCCGACGCCAGTCTGCGGCCGCGTGCCCGCGCGACCATAGGAACGTACCTGGGGATGATCGGTAGGAACCTCAACCTGTACCGCTTCCTGATGGACCGGGCCACCGCCGAGGATCCCCGGACCCGCGGGGACCTGGGGATGATGGTCCGTCGTCTGGGCGAGGAACTCGCCGGCATGCTGGTAGCCGAGGGGCAGATCAGCACCCAGCCCCGTGCCCAGATCGTGGCGCACGCCGTTGTGGGCATGGTGCAGGCAGCGGGGGAGTGGTGGCTGGACCACCCGGAGGTGGCAGCGGAGACGGTGGCGGAGGACCTCACCGACGCGGTCGTGGGAGCCATCTCCACAGGACCGGTGTGA
- a CDS encoding cyclase family protein: MTRMVDVSHQIADGMTTYPGLPGPDIDEYLSFEDSHQSYAPGTEFTIGRIFMVTNTGTYLDTPAHRYREGSDLADLELEKVAGLPGIVVDADEQAVGPEILTGRDVAGKAVLIRTDWDRHWRTDHYGSPEHPYLTGSAAKALADAGAALVGIDSVNIDDTSDESGGARPTHSALLAAGVPVVEHLCQLHRLPREGFTFFAVPVKARGLGTFPVRAFAMVEDASPATAAS; the protein is encoded by the coding sequence ATGACGCGGATGGTCGACGTCAGCCACCAGATTGCCGACGGTATGACGACCTACCCCGGACTGCCCGGGCCCGACATCGACGAGTACCTGTCCTTCGAGGACTCCCACCAGTCCTACGCCCCCGGGACCGAGTTCACGATCGGGCGTATCTTCATGGTCACCAACACCGGCACCTACCTGGACACACCAGCGCATCGCTACCGGGAGGGGTCGGACCTGGCCGACCTGGAACTGGAGAAGGTGGCGGGTCTTCCCGGTATCGTCGTCGACGCTGACGAACAGGCCGTCGGCCCGGAGATCCTCACCGGCCGGGACGTCGCGGGCAAGGCCGTACTGATCCGCACCGACTGGGACCGGCACTGGCGCACCGACCACTACGGCTCCCCGGAACACCCCTATCTGACCGGCAGCGCCGCCAAGGCGCTGGCGGACGCCGGCGCGGCTCTCGTGGGAATCGACTCCGTGAACATCGATGACACCTCGGACGAGTCGGGCGGAGCCCGCCCCACCCACTCCGCCCTGCTGGCAGCTGGCGTGCCCGTGGTGGAGCACCTGTGCCAGCTGCACCGGCTGCCACGGGAAGGCTTCACGTTCTTCGCCGTTCCGGTGAAGGCGCGGGGTCTGGGCACCTTCCCCGTCCGTGCCTTCGCGATGGTCGAGGACGCCTCTCCGGCCACCGCGGCCAGCTAG
- a CDS encoding DUF3040 domain-containing protein: MALREYERRILAEIEQHLSEEEPQLASRFAEFGTRETTPDREAKPDGWKPWLVAGAIAVFVIGVLVVLLVATPSAPQPEQTTPGTVPESVVPENGAE, encoded by the coding sequence ATGGCCCTGCGCGAGTACGAGAGGCGGATCCTCGCCGAGATCGAACAGCACCTCAGCGAGGAGGAACCGCAGCTGGCGAGTCGTTTCGCGGAGTTCGGAACGAGAGAGACCACTCCTGACCGGGAGGCGAAACCGGACGGGTGGAAACCGTGGTTGGTCGCCGGTGCGATAGCGGTGTTCGTGATCGGAGTGCTGGTGGTGCTTCTGGTGGCGACACCCAGCGCACCCCAACCGGAACAGACCACACCCGGCACTGTCCCGGAATCGGTGGTTCCGGAAAACGGAGCGGAGTAG
- a CDS encoding FUSC family protein: MRHEGSVSSAPDDGTAREEPEWDPPARARPTVADRPRPRVDLTALFGLASGGWAWSTAVHAAVAMGTSFGLAAALAGPQVGTLAALGSMTVLYEKFTPYSYRAVALALVGLGFVASVGVGSLASLTPWTAAAAIGAVAGVATWLCQALRVDKPGPLFFVLVCAISTIAPGGLSGVPLHAGLAALGAAIGWVVSMALAPIRSRHPENRAVAGAFRSLANLLRAIGTPEVDHVQHDASIAVAEAWRIVQLAQTRGYRDTATAARLRALLRWASDIHLAATDVSMSRTETLPPEVATFADGLAESVGKPWLCPDPSALEESRAGMRPRSLEAGLYRRLSRAAQTAGRAEHTGEGQGLELQETRNPSLGTALRTSLSRESLIMPTALRMGITVALAGLVGIALGFDRFYWISITACSVLQGGNVVLTTNRATQRTLGTLLGVGVAAALLASQPPLPAIIALVAGFQGAAQLVIKRNFFYGSILLTPMALILAHTAAPQPVDDIAVSRMVDTLLGALAGTLGALLLWRRTAAARLPQLINDVLDTARRAVTAVLDPDVSPTAERRYRLRRDLRAALVSLRSVYDSAIGDVPRADNTQPLWPVVVATQRVGYLALAMLADENFPTASQITLQRLERAFHELTAALRERRTPRLGALPRLVDYPRINMELRALSSAMRTAVARDQRAAALEQEHRARREHRRARAEPDADL, from the coding sequence ATGCGACATGAGGGGTCGGTATCCAGTGCTCCGGACGACGGTACCGCGCGGGAGGAGCCCGAGTGGGATCCTCCCGCGCGTGCCCGCCCGACGGTCGCCGACCGCCCACGTCCGCGCGTTGACCTGACCGCTCTCTTCGGTCTGGCGAGCGGTGGGTGGGCGTGGAGCACCGCTGTTCACGCCGCGGTCGCCATGGGCACCTCGTTCGGCCTGGCCGCTGCCCTGGCCGGCCCGCAGGTGGGAACGCTCGCCGCGCTCGGGTCCATGACGGTCCTCTACGAGAAGTTCACCCCCTACAGTTACCGTGCTGTCGCGCTCGCCCTGGTCGGGCTGGGATTCGTCGCCAGCGTAGGGGTCGGTTCCCTCGCCTCGCTCACCCCGTGGACGGCGGCTGCCGCCATCGGTGCCGTGGCCGGTGTCGCCACCTGGTTGTGCCAGGCGCTGCGGGTGGACAAACCGGGACCGCTCTTCTTCGTTCTGGTGTGCGCGATATCCACCATCGCGCCGGGTGGGCTTTCCGGGGTACCGCTGCACGCCGGTCTCGCCGCGCTCGGGGCCGCCATCGGGTGGGTGGTCTCCATGGCGCTGGCACCGATACGCAGTCGCCATCCGGAGAACCGGGCGGTGGCCGGGGCGTTCCGGTCCCTGGCGAACCTGTTGCGGGCCATCGGCACCCCGGAGGTGGACCACGTCCAGCACGACGCGTCGATCGCCGTCGCCGAGGCGTGGCGGATCGTCCAGTTGGCCCAGACCCGGGGATACCGGGACACGGCCACGGCCGCGCGGTTACGTGCGCTGTTGCGCTGGGCCTCGGACATCCATCTGGCGGCCACTGACGTATCCATGTCACGCACCGAGACGCTGCCACCGGAGGTGGCCACGTTCGCCGACGGCCTCGCCGAGTCGGTGGGCAAGCCCTGGCTGTGCCCCGACCCGTCCGCGCTCGAGGAGTCACGCGCGGGGATGCGACCGCGTTCCTTGGAGGCCGGGCTGTACCGCCGCCTCAGCAGGGCCGCCCAGACAGCGGGCAGGGCCGAGCACACTGGCGAGGGGCAGGGCTTGGAGCTGCAGGAGACGCGTAACCCCTCGCTGGGAACGGCGCTGCGGACCAGTCTGAGCCGGGAGTCGCTGATCATGCCCACCGCCCTGCGGATGGGGATCACTGTCGCACTGGCCGGTCTGGTCGGGATCGCCCTCGGTTTCGACCGTTTCTACTGGATCTCGATCACCGCGTGTTCGGTACTGCAGGGCGGCAACGTCGTCCTGACCACGAACCGGGCGACGCAACGCACCCTCGGAACGCTGCTCGGGGTCGGTGTGGCGGCGGCCCTGTTGGCGAGCCAACCACCGTTGCCCGCCATCATCGCGCTCGTCGCCGGTTTCCAGGGGGCCGCGCAGCTCGTCATCAAACGCAACTTCTTCTACGGCAGTATCCTGCTCACCCCCATGGCGCTGATCCTGGCGCACACCGCTGCGCCGCAGCCCGTGGACGATATCGCCGTTTCCCGGATGGTCGACACCCTGCTGGGCGCGCTCGCGGGTACGCTCGGAGCGCTGTTGCTGTGGCGCCGAACCGCCGCGGCCCGGTTACCGCAGCTCATCAACGATGTGCTGGACACGGCGCGCAGGGCGGTCACAGCCGTGCTCGACCCGGACGTCTCCCCCACCGCAGAGCGGCGTTACCGGCTGCGCCGTGATCTGCGGGCCGCACTGGTAAGCCTGCGCAGCGTCTATGACAGTGCCATAGGCGACGTGCCGCGCGCCGACAACACCCAACCCCTGTGGCCGGTGGTGGTGGCGACCCAGCGGGTCGGGTACCTGGCGCTGGCGATGCTCGCGGACGAGAACTTCCCGACGGCCTCGCAGATCACGTTGCAGCGGTTGGAGCGCGCGTTCCACGAACTGACGGCGGCGCTACGGGAACGGCGCACCCCACGTTTGGGCGCCCTTCCGCGGCTCGTGGACTACCCCCGGATCAACATGGAGCTGCGGGCCCTCTCCTCTGCCATGCGCACCGCGGTCGCCAGGGACCAGCGGGCCGCCGCGTTGGAACAGGAACACCGGGCACGGCGTGAGCACCGCCGCGCCCGTGCGGAGCCCGACGCGGACCTCTAG
- a CDS encoding isochorismate synthase, with translation MSSVPDAPALNVRTVALTAGIGPLLEYLPRATPTAWVRDGEGLVAWGEAARITPPADTRLHDARRFERATRELTTLFSTATVEDQVGVPGTGMVAFGSFTFDPRSPGSVLIVPRVVLGQRAGRTWLTTISEHPDDWPGPPVPSSGDRRPTGPLTWEEGRLSAREWAARVGTAVERIRAGELDKVVLARDLSASAEGDIDVRPLLERLSRDYPSCYTFSVDGMVGATPELLLQREGDRVSSLVLAGTRPRGAEDGEDARLAAELTNSAKDTEEHRYAVDSLRSTLAPLSSTIDIPPRPQLLQLANVQHLASPVGATLEPGVATLDVVAAMHPTAAVGGTPSITAMETIRELEGMDRGRYAGPVGWIDHQGNGEWGIALRCAMVRGSQARLFAGCGIVAASDPTAEVAETEPKFRVMRAALAN, from the coding sequence GTGAGTTCCGTTCCCGACGCTCCCGCACTGAACGTCCGCACTGTCGCACTAACGGCAGGTATCGGCCCCCTCCTGGAGTACCTCCCGAGGGCCACGCCGACAGCCTGGGTCCGTGACGGCGAGGGTCTGGTGGCCTGGGGCGAGGCGGCACGGATCACACCTCCCGCGGACACCCGACTGCACGACGCGCGACGGTTCGAACGTGCGACGCGCGAGCTGACCACACTGTTCTCCACGGCGACCGTCGAGGACCAGGTGGGGGTTCCCGGAACAGGCATGGTCGCTTTCGGGAGCTTCACGTTCGATCCCCGTTCCCCCGGTTCGGTGCTCATCGTGCCACGGGTGGTGCTCGGACAGCGCGCGGGCCGGACCTGGCTCACCACCATCAGCGAGCACCCGGACGACTGGCCCGGCCCTCCCGTGCCCAGCAGCGGTGACAGACGGCCGACAGGGCCGCTCACGTGGGAGGAGGGTCGGCTCTCCGCGCGTGAGTGGGCCGCCCGCGTGGGGACAGCGGTCGAGCGCATCCGGGCGGGGGAACTGGACAAGGTGGTACTCGCCCGCGACCTCAGCGCCAGCGCGGAGGGGGATATCGACGTCCGCCCCCTCCTGGAGAGGTTGTCCCGGGACTATCCCAGCTGCTACACCTTCAGCGTCGACGGCATGGTGGGCGCCACCCCGGAGTTACTCCTACAACGGGAGGGAGACAGGGTCAGCTCCCTGGTGCTGGCCGGGACCCGTCCGCGCGGAGCCGAGGACGGGGAGGACGCGCGGCTCGCCGCGGAACTGACCAACTCCGCGAAGGACACCGAGGAGCACCGCTACGCGGTCGACTCGCTGCGCTCGACCCTTGCGCCACTGTCCTCCACGATCGACATACCACCACGACCACAACTGCTCCAGCTCGCCAACGTGCAGCATCTGGCCTCCCCGGTCGGGGCTACGCTGGAGCCCGGGGTCGCCACGCTGGACGTGGTAGCGGCCATGCACCCGACAGCGGCCGTCGGTGGAACCCCGAGTATCACGGCCATGGAGACCATCCGTGAACTGGAGGGAATGGACCGGGGGCGGTACGCCGGACCGGTGGGCTGGATCGACCACCAGGGGAACGGGGAATGGGGCATCGCTCTGCGTTGCGCCATGGTCCGGGGTTCCCAGGCTCGGCTGTTCGCGGGCTGCGGTATCGTTGCCGCTTCGGACCCGACTGCCGAGGTCGCCGAGACCGAACCCAAGTTCCGCGTGATGCGGGCGGCCCTGGCGAACTGA
- a CDS encoding lysophospholipid acyltransferase family protein, with the protein MFLYRAAKAVVTPVTRILWPLRVRGTHHIPSHGPVILASNHRSNLDPLFIGVAVPRPVTFIAKQELFSEGTPPQRVFARTLRAIGQMSVDRRPGQGAHAAMEHSLDFLRDGSALGIFPEGTRSPDGQLYRGQTGLAWLALASGAPVVPVALAGTDRILPEGSRFPALRPVGVRFGPAVDLSPWAGEQGKARSRRAATDAIMAEIQRLSGQQQASRYASSAKAEQQNDPPGSRR; encoded by the coding sequence GTGTTCCTGTACAGGGCCGCGAAGGCGGTCGTCACCCCAGTGACGCGCATCCTGTGGCCGTTGCGTGTGCGCGGTACGCACCACATTCCCTCGCACGGACCGGTCATTCTCGCCAGCAACCACCGCTCGAACCTCGACCCGCTGTTCATCGGCGTCGCGGTGCCACGCCCGGTTACCTTCATCGCCAAGCAGGAGCTTTTCAGCGAGGGCACCCCGCCGCAACGGGTCTTCGCCCGGACCCTGCGCGCGATCGGGCAGATGTCGGTGGACAGGCGGCCCGGCCAGGGGGCCCATGCCGCGATGGAGCACAGCCTCGACTTCCTCCGGGACGGAAGCGCCCTCGGTATCTTCCCGGAGGGGACCCGCTCCCCGGACGGCCAGCTGTACCGGGGCCAGACCGGGTTGGCGTGGCTCGCCCTCGCCTCGGGTGCGCCCGTGGTTCCCGTCGCACTGGCGGGAACCGACCGGATACTGCCCGAGGGAAGCCGGTTTCCCGCCCTACGTCCCGTCGGCGTACGGTTCGGCCCGGCCGTCGACCTGTCCCCGTGGGCGGGAGAACAAGGGAAAGCGCGTTCCCGGCGGGCGGCGACCGACGCCATCATGGCCGAGATCCAGCGGTTGTCCGGACAACAGCAGGCGAGCCGTTACGCCTCCTCCGCCAAAGCCGAGCAGCAGAACGACCCTCCCGGTTCCCGCCGGTAA
- a CDS encoding methyltransferase, with protein sequence MHSRQYLCWTENGAEQRAVWRSLSKAPAPGKTVVVDDRVSADSAFRMASQGTAMLWRGDFPNARQLLQAMTRRVDRRRRKPASSPTDAFHRHRQAQAQRARILGMLLVPFGPDHTIPLLRAPDVWHACSEAYGADAEPGVGPLRELLGAISAHEWHRKGVPVPALEGRVHPRYGVFSPSRSEYVDLVAQLPLPSRRSAFDIGTGTGVLAAVLARRGVGTVVATDDSPRAAECARENLARLAPAQRTQVLETPLFPPGRASLVVCNPPWIPAKPTTPLEHAIYDPEHRMLHGFLNGLAAHLEPGGEGWLVLSDLAERLGLRSRAELLAAFDTAGLRLLDRHDTSPAHPRSADTSDPLHAARAAEVTSLWRLAAD encoded by the coding sequence GTGCATTCCCGGCAGTATCTGTGCTGGACCGAGAACGGCGCGGAGCAGCGGGCGGTGTGGCGCTCGTTGTCCAAAGCCCCGGCGCCGGGGAAGACGGTCGTTGTCGACGACCGCGTCTCGGCCGACTCCGCCTTCCGGATGGCGAGTCAGGGCACCGCCATGCTGTGGCGCGGGGACTTCCCCAACGCGCGGCAGTTACTTCAGGCGATGACCCGTCGGGTCGACCGCAGGCGGCGCAAACCGGCGTCCTCCCCCACCGACGCGTTCCATCGGCACCGCCAGGCCCAGGCCCAACGCGCCCGCATACTGGGGATGCTTCTGGTGCCGTTCGGACCGGACCACACCATCCCGCTGCTGCGCGCACCGGACGTGTGGCACGCCTGCTCCGAGGCTTACGGTGCGGACGCCGAACCTGGTGTGGGACCGCTGCGTGAGCTGCTCGGAGCGATCAGCGCCCACGAATGGCACAGGAAGGGGGTGCCCGTTCCCGCGCTGGAAGGACGTGTCCACCCGCGCTACGGCGTGTTCTCGCCCTCCCGTTCCGAGTACGTGGACCTGGTGGCTCAGCTCCCGTTACCCTCCCGCCGGTCGGCTTTCGACATCGGGACGGGGACCGGTGTACTCGCGGCTGTCCTGGCACGCCGCGGCGTCGGGACGGTGGTGGCCACTGACGACTCGCCCCGCGCTGCGGAGTGCGCCCGGGAGAACCTCGCCCGACTGGCCCCCGCTCAGCGGACACAGGTGCTGGAGACGCCGTTGTTCCCGCCGGGACGTGCGTCCCTGGTCGTGTGCAACCCGCCGTGGATTCCGGCCAAACCGACCACACCGCTGGAACACGCGATCTACGATCCGGAGCACCGGATGCTGCACGGGTTCCTCAACGGGCTCGCGGCGCACCTGGAGCCGGGAGGCGAGGGGTGGCTGGTGCTGTCGGACCTCGCGGAACGCCTTGGCCTACGCAGCCGTGCCGAGCTGCTGGCCGCGTTCGACACCGCGGGGTTACGCCTGCTGGATCGCCACGACACCTCCCCCGCCCACCCCCGTTCCGCGGACACGTCGGATCCGTTGCACGCTGCCCGCGCGGCGGAGGTGACCTCGCTGTGGCGGCTTGCCGCGGACTAG
- a CDS encoding penicillin-binding transpeptidase domain-containing protein, whose translation MNENHPPGPDGEQPEPAQPPSPSEPREDVFPAEPGEPHEELPGGATGSATSQHPLPTIDPPAPPPDGSGGSPRRSRLPFVLGGVSGAVALALLGAGISWYVVSGPSPDDSARDYLDAWSAQEYGTMAGLSAGTDEDEITEIYGGVADNLGVEQVETELGGVEENDDTATAPFEATLTLANAEAWSYSGELELNRSGDAWEVVAGPSSLHPDLAEGKTLARATEWGERGSILAADGSRLDTEEASGSVRMLTGRVESASEEDLENLGPAYGPGDPVGVGGIQQAYEERLAGTAATSIRVVDAGEEDAAEDAPNVATLEGEDGADVTTSIDPDVQRAAADAITGQSNPTSLVAIRPSSGEILAAANVPGGYNRAFNGTYAPGSSFKIVSYQALLEAGLAADGTMNCPKTANVGGWEFTNAHDDAFGSQSVTEAFATSCNTALVQEVAQRLDADTFTTAAERFGMNADLNVGIPTQKPSYPSPENATMLAAQSIGQGQVSTSPLHMATVPAAVSDGSWRSPVLVTEPEVDDQPEPAQLQHAQELRPMMREVVTNGTADSAGFTGEVYGKTGSAEFGTAEGDEELETHAWFVGYRDDVAFAVVVEGGGGGGSVAAPVARDFLGGI comes from the coding sequence GTGAACGAGAACCACCCCCCTGGCCCGGACGGCGAGCAGCCGGAGCCGGCACAACCCCCCTCCCCCTCCGAACCGCGGGAGGACGTCTTCCCCGCGGAACCAGGCGAGCCCCACGAGGAGCTCCCCGGCGGCGCCACGGGGAGCGCCACCTCCCAGCACCCCCTCCCCACGATCGATCCCCCCGCACCACCCCCCGACGGGTCCGGCGGGTCCCCGCGCCGTTCCCGCCTTCCGTTCGTTCTCGGCGGGGTGAGCGGTGCTGTTGCTCTGGCGTTGCTGGGGGCCGGTATCTCCTGGTACGTGGTTTCCGGCCCCTCGCCCGACGACAGCGCGCGCGACTACCTCGACGCGTGGTCGGCACAGGAGTACGGCACCATGGCCGGGTTGAGTGCTGGCACCGACGAGGACGAGATCACGGAGATATACGGCGGGGTGGCCGACAACCTGGGGGTCGAGCAGGTTGAGACGGAGCTCGGCGGCGTCGAGGAGAACGACGACACCGCCACGGCGCCGTTCGAGGCCACCCTCACCCTCGCCAACGCCGAGGCCTGGAGCTACTCCGGCGAACTGGAGCTCAACCGCTCCGGGGACGCGTGGGAGGTCGTCGCCGGCCCGTCCTCCCTCCACCCGGACCTCGCCGAGGGAAAGACCCTCGCCCGTGCCACGGAGTGGGGGGAACGCGGCAGTATCCTGGCCGCCGACGGCTCCCGGCTGGACACGGAGGAGGCGTCCGGATCGGTCCGAATGCTGACCGGCCGGGTTGAGTCCGCCTCCGAGGAGGACCTGGAGAACCTGGGGCCGGCCTACGGCCCCGGGGATCCGGTGGGCGTCGGCGGCATCCAGCAGGCCTACGAGGAGCGGCTGGCCGGCACCGCGGCGACGTCGATCCGTGTCGTGGACGCTGGCGAGGAGGATGCTGCCGAGGACGCTCCCAATGTCGCCACCCTCGAGGGGGAAGACGGGGCGGACGTGACGACGAGCATCGACCCGGATGTCCAGCGCGCCGCGGCCGATGCCATCACCGGCCAGTCCAACCCCACGTCGCTGGTGGCGATACGCCCCTCGAGCGGGGAGATCCTCGCCGCAGCCAACGTTCCCGGGGGGTACAACCGCGCTTTCAACGGCACTTACGCGCCGGGGTCCTCCTTCAAGATCGTCAGTTACCAGGCGCTTCTGGAGGCGGGGCTAGCTGCCGACGGGACGATGAACTGCCCCAAGACCGCGAACGTGGGGGGTTGGGAGTTCACCAACGCCCACGACGACGCGTTCGGGTCCCAGAGTGTGACCGAGGCGTTCGCCACATCGTGTAACACGGCACTGGTCCAGGAGGTCGCACAGCGGTTGGACGCTGACACGTTCACCACCGCCGCCGAGCGTTTCGGGATGAACGCGGACCTCAACGTCGGCATTCCGACCCAGAAGCCGAGCTACCCTTCCCCGGAGAACGCCACCATGCTGGCCGCGCAGAGCATCGGCCAGGGGCAGGTGTCGACGTCCCCGCTGCACATGGCCACGGTTCCGGCTGCTGTCAGCGACGGTTCCTGGCGTTCTCCGGTCCTCGTCACCGAGCCCGAGGTGGACGACCAGCCCGAACCCGCGCAGCTCCAACACGCGCAGGAGCTGCGTCCGATGATGCGCGAGGTCGTCACCAACGGAACGGCGGACAGCGCCGGTTTCACTGGCGAGGTCTACGGCAAGACCGGCTCGGCGGAGTTCGGTACGGCCGAAGGAGACGAGGAGCTGGAAACGCACGCCTGGTTCGTGGGGTACCGCGACGACGTCGCCTTTGCCGTCGTCGTCGAGGGCGGCGGTGGCGGCGGATCCGTGGCTGCACCGGTCGCCCGCGACTTCCTCGGCGGAATCTAG
- a CDS encoding glycoside hydrolase family 10 protein, giving the protein MGWLGRGAAALVMVPLVAGCASVTPGTAPDAGTARKGQPSPSGYPSGQVPEDCEADMHPPKRQMRGAWIATVRNIDWPSDTGLDTEQQKQELRDQFDRAQELNLNTVFFHVRPTADALYESDKEPWARYLTGEQGGDPGYDPLSFALEEAHKRGLELHAWFNPYRVGWKEPDLEGLVEDHPVREHPDWLVEYDDQGFFDPGNPDVQQWVSDVVIDVVQRYDVDGVHFDDYFYPYPVEGEEFDDDASWNEYGDGFDTRDEWRRDNVTTLIADVHERINETKPWVRFGVSPFGIWRNEDSDPNGSETSGLQSYDALYADTRGWIRAEIIDYVVPQLYWPQGFEAADYARLVPWWSDTVSGTDVDLYIGQAAYRVGDEGWKGEDALSAQLDFNTEHQEVAGDVYFSMTDLSNAASAAIERTAADHYPAPALPPVAADADTVPQPVRRLDARSVGERVELEWDAVDRARFYAVYRVPAGSTDPCEALAGRHPLAVTGAQQRTFTDSSPPDGPVRYYVTVVDAYRSQGPPGPAAPVNGR; this is encoded by the coding sequence ATGGGATGGTTGGGGCGGGGCGCTGCCGCGCTGGTCATGGTGCCGCTGGTTGCCGGGTGCGCGAGCGTGACTCCGGGAACGGCCCCGGACGCCGGCACCGCGCGCAAGGGTCAGCCGTCGCCGAGCGGGTATCCCTCGGGGCAGGTACCCGAGGACTGCGAGGCCGACATGCACCCCCCGAAACGGCAGATGCGCGGTGCCTGGATAGCCACCGTGCGCAACATCGACTGGCCTTCCGACACGGGACTCGACACCGAGCAGCAGAAACAGGAGCTGCGTGACCAGTTCGACCGTGCTCAGGAACTCAACCTCAACACGGTGTTCTTCCACGTACGGCCGACGGCTGATGCGCTGTACGAGTCGGACAAGGAGCCCTGGGCGCGTTACCTCACCGGAGAACAGGGCGGTGACCCCGGATACGACCCGCTCTCCTTCGCCCTGGAGGAAGCCCACAAGCGCGGTCTGGAACTGCACGCCTGGTTCAACCCCTACCGGGTGGGATGGAAAGAGCCCGACCTGGAGGGGCTCGTGGAAGACCATCCGGTACGGGAGCACCCCGACTGGCTCGTCGAGTACGACGACCAGGGGTTCTTCGACCCCGGGAACCCGGACGTGCAGCAGTGGGTGAGCGACGTCGTCATTGACGTCGTGCAACGTTACGACGTCGACGGTGTGCACTTCGACGACTACTTCTACCCCTATCCGGTGGAGGGAGAGGAGTTCGACGACGACGCGAGCTGGAACGAGTACGGCGACGGGTTCGACACCCGCGACGAATGGCGGCGCGACAACGTCACCACCCTGATCGCCGACGTGCACGAACGGATCAACGAGACCAAACCGTGGGTCCGGTTCGGCGTGTCCCCCTTCGGGATCTGGCGTAACGAGGACAGCGATCCCAACGGGTCCGAGACATCCGGACTGCAGTCCTATGACGCGCTGTACGCCGACACCCGCGGCTGGATCCGCGCGGAGATCATCGACTACGTGGTTCCGCAGCTGTACTGGCCGCAGGGGTTCGAGGCCGCCGACTACGCGAGGCTCGTACCGTGGTGGTCGGACACGGTCAGCGGCACCGATGTGGACCTCTACATCGGACAGGCTGCCTACAGGGTCGGTGACGAGGGGTGGAAGGGAGAGGACGCGCTCTCCGCCCAGCTCGATTTCAACACCGAACACCAGGAGGTCGCTGGTGACGTGTACTTCTCCATGACCGATCTCAGCAACGCGGCGAGCGCGGCCATAGAACGTACCGCCGCCGACCATTACCCCGCCCCCGCTCTTCCGCCGGTCGCCGCTGACGCTGACACCGTTCCGCAACCGGTGCGGCGGTTGGACGCCCGTTCGGTGGGGGAACGGGTCGAACTGGAGTGGGACGCTGTCGACCGGGCCCGTTTCTACGCGGTGTACCGCGTTCCCGCGGGCAGCACCGATCCGTGTGAGGCACTCGCGGGGCGGCACCCGCTCGCTGTGACGGGTGCGCAACAGCGGACGTTCACGGACTCCTCGCCCCCGGACGGTCCGGTCCGTTACTACGTCACCGTTGTGGACGCCTACCGTTCCCAGGGGCCGCCAGGCCCGGCCGCGCCTGTCAACGGTCGTTGA